A genomic region of Bacteroidales bacterium contains the following coding sequences:
- a CDS encoding ImmA/IrrE family metallo-endopeptidase, translated as MTRATNAHIQAQQLLSNCGLDEITDLGMDLFVAGLDAILIEEELTNCDGKIIFGKNKAVIKVNSKIQFPERKRFVTAHEIGHLIMHRNMQLPDDTFSNFNIIAGMEKALKFGKQELEANEFAGELLIPEKLFLKEAKGKKFSPLLIKQLAERFKASLTATVFRYLQFDLHPICLVFIDNGIVKYWKKSDDLKVWLGDYTRLTPPADSVAAEYIKKNYEFLYKLEEKVQTISKSTWFTLNEYDNEDTDFYEYCIPTKRYKTILSIIWED; from the coding sequence ATGACAAGAGCCACTAATGCACATATTCAAGCACAACAATTACTCTCAAACTGTGGGTTAGATGAAATCACCGATTTGGGAATGGATTTGTTTGTCGCTGGATTGGATGCCATACTGATTGAAGAAGAATTAACTAACTGTGATGGCAAAATAATTTTCGGAAAAAATAAAGCAGTTATTAAAGTAAATTCAAAAATCCAGTTCCCCGAAAGAAAGCGTTTTGTGACAGCACATGAAATCGGACATTTGATAATGCACAGGAATATGCAGCTTCCAGACGATACTTTCTCAAACTTCAATATCATTGCAGGAATGGAGAAAGCATTGAAGTTTGGAAAGCAAGAGTTGGAAGCAAATGAATTCGCCGGTGAACTTTTGATTCCCGAAAAATTATTTCTTAAAGAAGCAAAAGGGAAAAAGTTTTCACCCTTACTTATCAAACAACTTGCAGAAAGATTCAAAGCAAGTTTAACCGCAACAGTTTTCCGTTATCTACAATTTGACCTTCACCCTATTTGTCTTGTGTTCATTGATAACGGAATAGTAAAGTATTGGAAAAAATCAGACGACTTAAAAGTTTGGCTTGGTGATTACACCCGATTAACACCACCCGCTGATTCCGTTGCAGCCGAATACATAAAAAAGAATTACGAGTTTCTTTATAAGTTGGAAGAAAAAGTACAGACAATAAGTAAATCAACTTGGTTCACATTGAACGAATATGATAACGAGGATACAGATTTTTATGAATACTGTATTCCAACTAAGAGATACAAAACTATTTTGAGTATTATTTGGGAGGACTGA